Sequence from the Rhodohalobacter sp. 614A genome:
CCCCTCCAATATATTTCCAGGCATCTTTGGGCCATGTTTGGTATCCCGGCTCACCCGGATGAGGTATGGTATGAAACGTCCATTCCATTTCTCCGGTTCGCACATTATATGCCCGAATATGTCCCGGAACTTCTCCATAATCCTCCGAAAGTTGTGAGCCCATGATCAAAATATCCTGGTAAACCGCACCCGGAGAAGATGCACTCACTGATATATTTTCAGAATCTACTCCGAGTCCCTCATTAAGACTTACTTTACCATTTTTTCCGAATGAAGAAATCGCCTTCCCTGTGATCGCATTCACAGCAAAGAGAAATTCACCGGCGGTAAAAAGAATTCTTTTGTCATCCCCATCTTCCCAATAGGTAACTCCACGATTTAGCCCTCGTCCCCCTTCTCCGTCGAAAGGATCAAATCTCCAGATTTGTTGTCCTGTATCGGCATCCAAGGCATACAGCTTTAATCCACCATCCGTCACATACATCACATCATCAATAACAACAGGGTTAGATTCTACTTTTCGATACCTCCTGCCTTCCGGTACATCCTGGGGATAAAATGTCCAGGCTACCTCTAACCTGCTTACATTTTCCGTATTGATTTGAGTTAATTCCGAAAAGCTGCTGCTACCTTCATCACTTTTATATATCGGCCATTCAGAAGGTGAATAATCCCTGTTAGATTCACAACCTATTAGTATCATGATGAGTAAGAAGTGAACAATCCTCAACTTCCTAAAGTATGTATTATCCGGATACTCACTTCGGGAAACATCATCAGAAAAAAGCTTTCTATCTAAGAGATAAAAACGGTTTTTAACTCTGCTCTTATTCATTAGATCTATAAGCTGTTCAAATAGTGTTTAATTATTTTTTGTAAATGATTTATTTGATTGCTCAGCGTCAGCTCCAAAGACGATCCCAGGATTGGCTCTCATCCCATTCTGGTGTAGGTTCAAAAAAACCGATGTCTTGATCCATATGCTCTTTCACTACTTCTTCATTAAGCTCCACGCCAATGCCGGGTTTTTCTGGTACAGGCACATAACCATCCTGTACAATCGGCTTCTTCACTCCGGTAACCAGATCATCGTACCAAGGGTTATCAACAAAATGATGCTCTAACCAAAGAAAATTTTGAGTTGCCGCCGCGGCATGAACAGCTCCTAAGAAAGATACCGGAGATGAAGCATGGTGCAGTTGCATAGGAATGCCATGCTGTTGAGCATAATCACCGATCTTTTTTGTTTCCAGTAAACCACCACACCCTACCGGATCGGGATGAATGACATTAATTGCCTGATTATCAATTAATTCTTTGAATCCTCCTTTTAGCATAAAGATATCTTCCCCAGTCTGTGTGGGAGTGGTTGTGGATTCAGTAATTCTCTTCCACTGGTTGGTATAGGTCCAGGGGATCAGATCTTCCATGTACGCTAAATTGTAGGGTTCAGCAGCGCGTGCCAGTTTTATGGCTTCATTGACATCAAAATGTCCCCAGTGATCCGTTCCCATTGGAATTTCGTATCCAATTTGCGACCGCATGACATCCACATACTCCATGAGTTTATCGATACCCTTTTCCGTTACCTGTACACGTGTGAATGGATGTTTAGTATTTGAATAACTGCCGGGGATAGCATTCCAACCGCTCATTCCTCCCGGCTGATTCTTCCAAAAATCGGCATTAATAAGTGCTCCTTCTACATCTTCAATAAGAGCGATCCCTATATCCATCTTTAAAGAAGTATATCCCGCATCTACACGCTCCTGCATCCGACGTGCATATTCCTGAGGATCACGAGACATGGTTGTATCGCAATAGATACGTACTTTATCACGGTATTTGCCGCCCAACATTTGATAAACAGGGACACCGTAAGCCTTTCCGGCTAAATCCCAAAGAGCTGTTTCTACACCAGAAACTCCGCCCCCTTGCCGTCCATGGTGTCCAAATTGATTAATGATTTTAAACAGCTTTTCGACATTACAAGGATTTTCTCCTAAAATCCTGCTCTTCAGCATCAGTGCATAGCGATAATCGCCGATATCCCGTACATCTCCGTGGCCTACAATTCCCTGATTTGTATAAATCCTGATAATGGGGGTTCTCAGTACTCTTGTCACGCGAAGATCTGTAATCTTGAGATCAGAAGGGCTGGAGTTTCGTTTAACATTCTGGCTTGCGTAAGCTATCTGATCTTCTAATGGAGACAAGGTTAAACCTGCCAGGCTCAACCCGCCTAACCCCATTTTTTTCAAAAAATTACGGCGACCATTGGCCTCTTCATTCTGCTTCATAACAATTTAATTATCGGGTTTCTATTCTTTCAGTCAGACTATTTTTATAACTCTCTTATAACATGTAGAGGGTTTTATTGAATGGGTAAGTTTTCGGCGTTTTCTGCCTCTTCTTTTAAAGCTTTGCGCCGCCACCAGTTGGCTAATGTTGAACCGGATACGTTCATCCACGGGCCAAAAACAGCCGGGGCTAAACCCACTGTAGCGATTTTTCCCATCTCTGCAGCAAGTCCGGAGGCCATTCCCCCGTTTTGCATTCCTACCTCTAACGCAATTGTCCGGCAGGATTTCTCGTCCATTCCTAACAGACGACCACCCCAGTAGCCTAAAAAATATCCTACTCCATTATGGATGATAGCAGCCAGGACCAATAAAAGACCAATGGATACCAGCGAATCCCTGCCGGCAGCTGTTATCACGGTAATGATGACAGCAATACCTACCATTGAGACCACCGGCATTACATCATCCAGCCATTGTGCTTTTCCATGAAGAAAATGGTTGAATATAAGTCCCAGCACTATGGGCAAAATAATCATATTGAGAATACTCCACATCATCCCTAAAGCGTCAATCGGCACAAACTGGCCAGCTAAAAACTCCATTAATAAAGGTGTTATGAATGGAGAGACCATCGTGGCAACAGCCGTTAACGTGATGGAAAGAGCTAAATCGGCTTCTGCAATAAAAGCCATCACATTGGAGGCCACACCGCCGGGGCAAGAGCCAATTAGTACTACGCCTGCAGCAATTTCAGCCGGAAATCCAAATGTCAATGCCAAACTAATACCTACTAACGGCATAATTGTAAACTGGCAAACCATGCCTACTAAAACTCCGCGCGGTCGTTTCAGTACACCTTTAAAATCATTGATGCTGAGCTGAGTCCCCATTCCAAACATAATTATTTGAATCAATGGAACAATTAGCACAGTGGTGTTAAAACCACCTATCTCAACAATCATATCGGGATAAAACATTGCAAATGAAACCGAAGCAAATATCCAGATTGAAAAGGCAAATGATTTAAATAATGTATCGGTACCTCGCACACCCAGCGCCAGGGTTATAAACATCGCAATTGTCAGAGGCCCGATAACAGATGATCCATACCCGGCAATGAGTGCCCCAAGAGTAGCTATAAAGAAACATCCGCTTACATATAAAAGCGCTCGATAAAATCTATGCATAATAATTTTACTCGGTTATTTGATCATATAATAGATAAAGCAAGACCAAATGCTGTCCATAAAACCATTCAGTCGTTGCCTTATCAATGAAAATCAGGTTTGAACAAAGAATTCACTAACTCCAAAGACGATCCCAGGATCGTGGTTCATCCCACTCGGGGGTCGGCTCAAAAAACCCTGAATCTTCGGTTAAATTTGCTTTGATTGCTTCTTCGTTCAATTCAAATCCAAGGCCCGGTTTTTCGGGAACGGGTACATATCCTTCATCGAAAACTACAGTATCATCTGAAATCAGGCTGTACCAGGCATCGTTTTCTACTGAATGATGCTCTAACCACATAAAATTCTGTGTAGCTGCCGCAGCATGAACAGACCCAAAAAAACCAATGGGAGATCCCGCGTAATGAAGCATCATGCCAATACCACCGTCTTCGGCATAATCGCCAATCCGTTTGGTTTCCAGAATGCCTCCGGCGGACCCTAAATCAGGATGCACCATATTCACTGCCTGTTTATCAATCAATTCTTTAAACCCACCTTCGAGCCCAAAAATATCCTCACCGGTTACGGTGGGTGTGGTAGTTGAATTGGTGATCTGCTTCCATTTATCCACCCATTTCCAGGCTACGAGATCTTCCATATATGAAAGTGTATAAGGCTCTAATCGCCGGGCAAGTTTTATGGCTTCGTCTACATCGAAGTGCCCTGTATGATCGATTCCAAGAGGAATTTCGTATCCAATAGTATCACGCATTACACTCACAAACTCTTCAATTTTATCCAAACCTTTTTCTGTTATCTGGATACGTGTGAACGGATGATCGATCTGGCCATATTCGTCGGGGGTTCCCGAATATTGACTTTGCAAGCGCCTTTCGCCTTGTGGAGAATGATGATATGTATTTGTAAGCGCTCCGGGAATATTGGCTACCAATCCAATTCCAATATCCATTTTTAAAGCTGTATATCCTTTATCTACCCGCGTTTTTTTCATTCGATCAGCAAATACTTTGGGATCTCTGGCTCCAGCTGTATCAGCATAAAGCCGGATTTTATCGCGGTATTTACCTCCTAAAAGCTGATAAACGGGAACTCCGTATGCTTTCCCGGCCAGATCCCACAAGGCAGTTTCAACACCGGCTACTCCGCCACCCTGCCGTCCATGAAAACCAAACTGGCGAATTATTTTAAAAAGTTTTTCGACGTTGCATGGATTCTCACCCAAAATTCGGCTTTTCAACATCAGGGCATAGCGTGGATCGCCATCATCCCGTACTTCACCATAACCGGAAATTCCCTGGTTGGTATCGATACGTATAATGGGAATCCGAAAGGGTATCCCGTCAACTTCTGCGATTCGCATGTCCGTTATCTTAAGCTCTGACGGGGAAGAACTTCGATTTACTGTAGACGTTATATGTTCGATCTGATTATGATAAGGGTTCATTATCATGGAACCGAGTCCTAATCCGCCTAAACTTGCCTTTTTCAGAAAAGTTCTACGATCTTCACCTTTACCATTGTTTATCTTATTACTCATAAATCACTGTTTATATTTTAATTGTCTTTTAAAAAATTGAGCCTTACCTATTCATCTTTCATCAGATTATCAATCGTTGTTTGGCTAACTCCGATTTCTTCCTTCAGGCGTTTACTATTTGTTTCTACCCAGTTTTTGAAATCTTCTTCAATTTCTTCAGTCCATTTTGTATCCATCTGACCCGCGGTATAAGTACCGTTGCGAACTTTTTCATGGGCAAAAGTGTCGCGCACACGAATTACTTCTGATTGGTCCACTACTTTTTGAGCAAGATGAGCAGGGATAAATACAACGCCTTCTTTTTTGGCTAATACAATATCCCCCGGCATAACAGTAACTTGTCCGATTCGTGTGGGGGTATTCAGCCCAACCAACATCATTTCCTGGATATATGACGGATGCCATGCCCTTACGAAAGCATTGAATCCTTCAATTTCAGAAAGTCCTTCTCGATCTCTTGAAGAACCATGAAATACCACTCCATTTCCTGAATTGGCAAAAATGGTATTCCCAAGCCTGTCGCCAATCAATGTTCCGTCTTTTACCTTGCCGTAACCATCTGCGATGTACACATCTCCCTGTTCCAGCATATCAATAGGCCATGTATTGGGAGGGCCAGACCGGCCATCGCTTTCGCCTTGCGTGGTTATATGTTCTTGAACGTCAGGGCGAGCCGGCATATAGGTTGCTGTTAGTGCCCGGCCAACAATCGGTTCATCCGGATGTAAAATCTCCCATGTTCCGCCTTCAAATTGGTTATGATATCCATCTCTGCGTATAATGCCCCACGCCTCTTCGATGGTCACATGTTCCATTCGTTCTAAAATGCTTTGGGGTACTTTAGGGCGGCCATCTTCAAAGCGTTCTCCATCCCACTTCGGAGTGAGGGCAATTAGTTTTTCTTTGGAAATGGTTTGGGCTTTCAATGAAAATTGGAAAACCACGCAAAATGTAAATAAGAGTGCTAAGGTGTATTTTAAATGCTTCATGTTGATCGATTTTCTTTATTTATTTTTATTAGTTCCCATGTTCGTAGTTGTTATGACCTGTTGTGAATAGATTATGAACTGCTTTTTATGACTGCTTCCATCAATCCTCTGATATAACCGACAGCAAAAAGAAGTCCCAGATCGGTGTATCCAACACTATCTGTATTTTCGTATCCTGTTATTCCCGGCACATGATCCGGCCGTATGGGGCCACGAAATCCTACATCGTAATATGCTTTCATGGCTTCATACATATCGTTTTGTCCATCATCATGCCAGGTTTCTTCAAAATTGGTTGGAGTTCCTCTCACATCCCGGAAGTGAACAAAGTGGATGAGATCTCTTTCACCGAACCAACGAATGGCTGCGGGGATATCTACATCTTTTCCCTGGCTTGCAATACTTCCCTGGCAAAATGTTAACCCGTTATATGGACTGTCATAAAGTTGAGTAACCCGTTTCAGAGCATCTACAGAAGTGATAATTCTTGGAATTCCTCTCAGCCGGTCGATGGGAGGATCATCGGGATGCAAAGCGAGTTTTACATCATATTTTTCTGCTTCTGGTACTACAGCATTCAGAAAATATTCCATGTTTTCCCACAGATCTTCGTGGGTAAAATCATCGCCATATCTGGTCAACTCCGTATTGGCATCTTCAATATCAAACCGGGTAACTTTTGATCCACCACGGCTTGGAGCAGAACTGTTACTTCGTGACCAGCTGACAGCAGGCATCCAGTTGTAACAAATAATTTTTTGTCCGACCTCTGAGCACTCTTTGATCAGATCAATAAATTGCTCGATGTTTTCATCTCTTCCCTCTACACCAAGCTGGGCCCTGGTAAGATTCACTCCTTCCAGAACTGTCCATTTCAACCCTGCATCTTCGAATTCTTTTTTACGGGCGGCTGCATCGCCTCCGGATCCACTCACCCCTCCCAGAACGCCCATCATTTTAGTGAGCTGCATCCGTTTAGGATTTGGATTCCAGTGGGCTACACTAAATTCCATCCATTCTGTTTCGGGTGCCGGCCGGCCCATACCGCCAAAACCAAATCCTTTACCGGGTATAAAACCCGCGGCAGAAAGTGCCGCTAACGATGCACTTTTTTTAATAAAATCTCTTCGTGTACTCAAAATTGACCTGTTTTCGATTTCAATATATTTGATTATGCTTTTCCTTCAGCAATTAAAGCCGCCTGCAACATGGCCCGGGCATAACCCATGTTATAGGTATAGCCGGCGTAACCACCGCCTCCGGGATATTGATTATTGATTCCATCGGGGTGTTCATTATCATAATCAAGTTCCCTGGGGTGCTCCGGGTAGATTCCATATTTATAGCTATTCCGGACCAATTCCTGCATCACGGCAAACATGTTGGCTTGCCCATTGTCGGGAAAAACCTCCGTATATTTTACATAGGGTTCATCCACAAGCACATTGCGGAAGTGCACATGATTGATCCGGTCTCTGCTGCCAAAGTAGCGGCAGACTTCTACCGCATCTTCCCCCAATTCCGTTGTTACACCACAGTCATAGGTTATTCCATTCGAGGGGCTGTCTACAATCTCAATCAACCGTTTCCAGTCATCGAATGTGGCCAGAATCTGGTCTGAACCATGACTGACAGGAATGGGGGGATCATTTGGGTGCACACACATCCTTACGCCCGCTTCTTCAGCCACGGGAATGACAGCTTCCAAAAAATAGGTAAGTCGATCCCAGAGTTCTTCAGCCGTATGAACGCCGATTTCAGGATCAGGGGGCAGATCCTCGAATCCTTTATATTCAAATCCAGTATAGCCGGCGCCACCCCTGCCTTCTACAAGATGGTATCCCTCCATCAACCGATGGGCATACCAGTTATATTCTACAACAGGAATTCCTACCGCACCAGCCGCCCTGATGCTTTCCTGGACAGCTTCAATCTGTGAATCACGGTTTTCACCGCCGTGAATCACATCCCAGTAACCGCTGATATAAAGATTCAGGAGTGATAACCCCCCCTTTTTATATTCTGCAACAAGAGACCGAAGTTCTTCTTCATCCCAAGGAGTTCGGGGAGCACTGTAACTCATCACATGATCAATCCCAAGCTGCTTAAGTCTTCTTAAGGCTTTTTCAGATGTTCCGGTAGGGGCCATACAAAGTTTTGGCGTATCCGGTCCTTCCGTTACAGGCCACTCTACCTGGCGATTAATCTTGTCGCCCGGCGTTGAATCGGTAGCAGAACTTTGATCCTTTGAAGTACAAGCCCCTAATGAAAGCCCCGCAGCCGACAAAGCTGCAAGTGAAACACTTTTTTTGAGAAAATTTCGGCGGGAGTTTCCCATAACAGATTTGGTTTAATAGTTGGGATTCTGTTCGAGCTGAGCATTGTTTTCAACTTCTTCTGCAGGTATGGGAAAGAAAACATGTCTTGGCGATTGCCATCCTAAAGCTCCCATTTCTTCTTCCGCAATTTCCCATCTTCTTAAATCATTATAGCGATGGTATTCTCCTAAAAGCTCAACGCGTCTCTCGTGAACAATAGCCTCAAAAATTTCCTGTTCGCTACTGCCGGCATCTACAGAATACATCGACTCAGAATTATTTGGATAAGCAGGCATATTTACACGGGCACGGACCTGGTTAATAGCCCAGATAGCCTCAGAAGGATCACGGCTGCTTTTCGCATTCACAGCTTCAGCATACATGAGCAGTACGTCACCATAGCGTATTAATGGAATATTTCTGTCGGTTCCGTCTTCTGCTCTATCCGTAAATGGAAATGCTAAACCTTTTTTTACATTGTATTGTGTTGGAGACCAGGCAGACTGATATTCAGGTTCCTGAGAATCGAAGTAATCGCCCTGTTTCCATACAGAATAATAAAGGCGGGGGTCGAAATTATCGAACTCATCATCAGGATCCGGGCCATTGTATGACTCAAATTCATCTACCGCATCTTGTGTGGGAATTAAGTTACCATTTCCTCCATGGCCATTCGGGAGATTTAATGCAGCCCGGATTTGTATCTCGTTAATGCTGGCTGCATCCTGAACTCCCCAGATACCGCCGCCCACATCTACATATTGTACCTCAAAAAAGCTTTCGGCATTATTATCCTCTACCCAAAGTTTCCGGTAATCAATCAGTTGATAGTTGTAATTATTAATGAGCTGGGAAAACTGTTCAGCAGCCAAATCATACCCTTGTTGATCCCCTCCAAAAATGGGAGATGCGGAGTACAAGTAAACTTTTCCTAACAATGCCCTTGCCGCGCCTTCTGTTGCACGGCCTACATTTGCAGCATCATATTCTTCCCGGCGGGGGAGACTATTGATAGCGGCCTCAAGATCCGTTACCATTTGAGCAATAATTTCAGGAGAACTGCTTTTTGGTAACTCGGCTTCTTTGGGATTATTTGGATTTGCCTCTACAACCAAAGGAACCTCACCGAACAGTGTCATCAAATGCCAATAGTATAGGGCACGGAGAAAATGAGCCTCTCCTATTATCCGGTCTTTTACAGACTGATCCATTTCGATATCAGGAACTCGCTGGAGTACCAAATTTGCGCGGAAAATTCCTTCATAAGAAGCTTGCCATACATCATCTGTGGGCTGAAGAGTGGGAGACCATGTATAATTTGTTAAAGAGAGATCATCTGTATTTGAAAGTCCCATATCATCGGAAGCTCCCTCTACTGCTTTGGGATACCATTCACTATACATCGAACGATTTTGAAGAGATGCATAGGCAGCATTAATAGCCGCCACAGCATCGGCTTCGCTGGAGAAAAAGGAATCAACAGAGGCTGCTTCTTTAGGATCTATATCCAGAAATTTATCATTACAACCTGCATACATAAACAGTATGCCTACGAGTGTAAATGTGATATATATTTTATATTTCATGATTAACTATCGTTATGATTAAAATTGTTAAGTCTGGTTATTTCGATAGATCTAAAATCCAATATTAATCCCCACTTCAAAGCTTGTGGCAATGGGGTAAGATCCAGAATCAAGACTTCGTGTCAGAGAGGCTTCATCACTGCTTCCGGCACCTATTTCCGGGTTATATCCATCATACGATGTAATCCAGGCTAAATTACTTGAGGTAACATAGAGTCGTAAGTTTCTCATATCTATGAGTTGACTGAAGTTACCCGTATTAAAATCATAGGATAATGTTACATTTCTAATAGCGAGGTATGACCCGTCTTTCACACGATAGGTTGACGAACGAATATTATCATTGGGA
This genomic interval carries:
- a CDS encoding mandelate racemase/muconate lactonizing enzyme family protein; amino-acid sequence: MKQNEEANGRRNFLKKMGLGGLSLAGLTLSPLEDQIAYASQNVKRNSSPSDLKITDLRVTRVLRTPIIRIYTNQGIVGHGDVRDIGDYRYALMLKSRILGENPCNVEKLFKIINQFGHHGRQGGGVSGVETALWDLAGKAYGVPVYQMLGGKYRDKVRIYCDTTMSRDPQEYARRMQERVDAGYTSLKMDIGIALIEDVEGALINADFWKNQPGGMSGWNAIPGSYSNTKHPFTRVQVTEKGIDKLMEYVDVMRSQIGYEIPMGTDHWGHFDVNEAIKLARAAEPYNLAYMEDLIPWTYTNQWKRITESTTTPTQTGEDIFMLKGGFKELIDNQAINVIHPDPVGCGGLLETKKIGDYAQQHGIPMQLHHASSPVSFLGAVHAAAATQNFLWLEHHFVDNPWYDDLVTGVKKPIVQDGYVPVPEKPGIGVELNEEVVKEHMDQDIGFFEPTPEWDESQSWDRLWS
- a CDS encoding bile acid:sodium symporter family protein, which codes for MHRFYRALLYVSGCFFIATLGALIAGYGSSVIGPLTIAMFITLALGVRGTDTLFKSFAFSIWIFASVSFAMFYPDMIVEIGGFNTTVLIVPLIQIIMFGMGTQLSINDFKGVLKRPRGVLVGMVCQFTIMPLVGISLALTFGFPAEIAAGVVLIGSCPGGVASNVMAFIAEADLALSITLTAVATMVSPFITPLLMEFLAGQFVPIDALGMMWSILNMIILPIVLGLIFNHFLHGKAQWLDDVMPVVSMVGIAVIITVITAAGRDSLVSIGLLLVLAAIIHNGVGYFLGYWGGRLLGMDEKSCRTIALEVGMQNGGMASGLAAEMGKIATVGLAPAVFGPWMNVSGSTLANWWRRKALKEEAENAENLPIQ
- a CDS encoding mandelate racemase/muconate lactonizing enzyme family protein, with the protein product MSNKINNGKGEDRRTFLKKASLGGLGLGSMIMNPYHNQIEHITSTVNRSSSPSELKITDMRIAEVDGIPFRIPIIRIDTNQGISGYGEVRDDGDPRYALMLKSRILGENPCNVEKLFKIIRQFGFHGRQGGGVAGVETALWDLAGKAYGVPVYQLLGGKYRDKIRLYADTAGARDPKVFADRMKKTRVDKGYTALKMDIGIGLVANIPGALTNTYHHSPQGERRLQSQYSGTPDEYGQIDHPFTRIQITEKGLDKIEEFVSVMRDTIGYEIPLGIDHTGHFDVDEAIKLARRLEPYTLSYMEDLVAWKWVDKWKQITNSTTTPTVTGEDIFGLEGGFKELIDKQAVNMVHPDLGSAGGILETKRIGDYAEDGGIGMMLHYAGSPIGFFGSVHAAAATQNFMWLEHHSVENDAWYSLISDDTVVFDEGYVPVPEKPGLGFELNEEAIKANLTEDSGFFEPTPEWDEPRSWDRLWS
- a CDS encoding RraA family protein, with protein sequence MKHLKYTLALLFTFCVVFQFSLKAQTISKEKLIALTPKWDGERFEDGRPKVPQSILERMEHVTIEEAWGIIRRDGYHNQFEGGTWEILHPDEPIVGRALTATYMPARPDVQEHITTQGESDGRSGPPNTWPIDMLEQGDVYIADGYGKVKDGTLIGDRLGNTIFANSGNGVVFHGSSRDREGLSEIEGFNAFVRAWHPSYIQEMMLVGLNTPTRIGQVTVMPGDIVLAKKEGVVFIPAHLAQKVVDQSEVIRVRDTFAHEKVRNGTYTAGQMDTKWTEEIEEDFKNWVETNSKRLKEEIGVSQTTIDNLMKDE
- a CDS encoding mannonate dehydratase, with amino-acid sequence MSTRRDFIKKSASLAALSAAGFIPGKGFGFGGMGRPAPETEWMEFSVAHWNPNPKRMQLTKMMGVLGGVSGSGGDAAARKKEFEDAGLKWTVLEGVNLTRAQLGVEGRDENIEQFIDLIKECSEVGQKIICYNWMPAVSWSRSNSSAPSRGGSKVTRFDIEDANTELTRYGDDFTHEDLWENMEYFLNAVVPEAEKYDVKLALHPDDPPIDRLRGIPRIITSVDALKRVTQLYDSPYNGLTFCQGSIASQGKDVDIPAAIRWFGERDLIHFVHFRDVRGTPTNFEETWHDDGQNDMYEAMKAYYDVGFRGPIRPDHVPGITGYENTDSVGYTDLGLLFAVGYIRGLMEAVIKSSS
- a CDS encoding mannonate dehydratase — encoded protein: MGNSRRNFLKKSVSLAALSAAGLSLGACTSKDQSSATDSTPGDKINRQVEWPVTEGPDTPKLCMAPTGTSEKALRRLKQLGIDHVMSYSAPRTPWDEEELRSLVAEYKKGGLSLLNLYISGYWDVIHGGENRDSQIEAVQESIRAAGAVGIPVVEYNWYAHRLMEGYHLVEGRGGAGYTGFEYKGFEDLPPDPEIGVHTAEELWDRLTYFLEAVIPVAEEAGVRMCVHPNDPPIPVSHGSDQILATFDDWKRLIEIVDSPSNGITYDCGVTTELGEDAVEVCRYFGSRDRINHVHFRNVLVDEPYVKYTEVFPDNGQANMFAVMQELVRNSYKYGIYPEHPRELDYDNEHPDGINNQYPGGGGYAGYTYNMGYARAMLQAALIAEGKA
- a CDS encoding RagB/SusD family nutrient uptake outer membrane protein; its protein translation is MKYKIYITFTLVGILFMYAGCNDKFLDIDPKEAASVDSFFSSEADAVAAINAAYASLQNRSMYSEWYPKAVEGASDDMGLSNTDDLSLTNYTWSPTLQPTDDVWQASYEGIFRANLVLQRVPDIEMDQSVKDRIIGEAHFLRALYYWHLMTLFGEVPLVVEANPNNPKEAELPKSSSPEIIAQMVTDLEAAINSLPRREEYDAANVGRATEGAARALLGKVYLYSASPIFGGDQQGYDLAAEQFSQLINNYNYQLIDYRKLWVEDNNAESFFEVQYVDVGGGIWGVQDAASINEIQIRAALNLPNGHGGNGNLIPTQDAVDEFESYNGPDPDDEFDNFDPRLYYSVWKQGDYFDSQEPEYQSAWSPTQYNVKKGLAFPFTDRAEDGTDRNIPLIRYGDVLLMYAEAVNAKSSRDPSEAIWAINQVRARVNMPAYPNNSESMYSVDAGSSEQEIFEAIVHERRVELLGEYHRYNDLRRWEIAEEEMGALGWQSPRHVFFPIPAEEVENNAQLEQNPNY